One part of the Hydra vulgaris chromosome 01, alternate assembly HydraT2T_AEP genome encodes these proteins:
- the LOC136074632 gene encoding zinc finger MYM-type protein 5-like, whose product MNRAKKLSGAEFKKKRRDRLEKDICNEVDNDSTAEVAATSLITDLNSYHPLKLIEKEIFIGQSQDEFGMGNSEFPPEISEISATSGENFQHSDPATWPKMTNKTSSKWYEKIHPNGEKFVCYWLLYSNKKDSLFCFCCLLFSTTKTNNFSEISKGFCDWKKLNPRIPVHENSNEHQRCYSDWKNLEKNLKEGKTLDFDLQRVINGEMKKWRDILKVIVDAILFCAKNNLALRGQQK is encoded by the exons atgaatcgtgcaaaaaaattatctggtgctgaatttaagaagaaaagaagAGACCGTCTTGAAA AGGATATTTGCAATGAGGTTGATAATGATTCAACAGCTGAAGTTGCTGCTACATCTTTAATTACTGACTTAAATTCATATCATCCATTGAAATTAATTGAAAAGGAGATTTTCATTGGCCAAAGTCAAGACGAATTTGGAATGGGCAACAGTGAATTTCCTCCTGAAATCTCAGAAATTTCAGCAACCTCAGGAGAAAACTTTCAACACAGTGATCCAGCTACATGGCctaaaatgacaaataaaacaAG CTCAAAATGGTATGAAAAAATTCATCCCAATGgtgaaaaatttgtttgctaCTGGCTGCTGTACAGCAACAAAAAagattctttgttttgtttttgctgtcTGCTATTTTCAACGACAAAAACCaacaatttttcagaaatttcaaAAGGATTTTGTGACTGGAAAAAACTAAACCCAAGAATTCCAGTACACGAAAACAGCAATGAACACCAAAGATGTTATTCTGATTggaaaaatctggaaaaaaatcTCAAGGAAGGAAAGACCTTGGATTTTGATCTGCAGAGAGTTATCAACGGAGAGATGAAAAAGTGGAGAGATATCTTGAAAGTGATTGTTGATGCAATTTTGTTCTGTGCCAAGAACAATCTTGCCCTTCGGGGTCAACAGAAGTAA